The Hyalangium gracile genome contains a region encoding:
- the agmC gene encoding adventurous gliding motility protein AgmC — protein sequence MRCVGALVSLGVCLAAMSALAEPDVFGLGNGQHGALRVQQLDTTINVATALTAPAGTGSKALTVASVTGFAAGELVLVHQAFSESLLSETGPTLSLEKGSSGAGRWELARVESVAAGRLTLTAPLVSSFAAPGSQVVRVPEHTTVHVHPQASLVAPAWNGTTGGVLAFFATDAVLNQGLLSATAAGFRGGTYAFNRTQTSGCTELHLPQDKGGARKGEGLFSAVSGAPTHGYGALGNGAGGGNCGEGGGGGGGHGGVGGQGGYTSVADGSRDVGGRGGQALRYSPLSRMLFGGGGGAGAGDSNGAEGTTGSSGGAGGGIIYMRARSLQGQGLITANGKSADASLNDASGGGGAGGYISLRVEDRLDCLSLEARGGNGGNNTDGDDARAPGGGGGGGVLLLQARTLACDTSLVPGLAGTAAGVQGGGPYGATPTDMVQLDHQGVPTLVNEAFATPAAPVWTTPAEGEATGPRPQLQGRAVPGSTVQVFLDEQPLGSVEVAIDGSFTFQPSAALPEGPHQARASAERLGVRGALSEPRAFTVGALSPLALEVGCGCGSTPANGGLWLALACLLLGVSRRRPAARGSRRPILAERGPPGIHLYPGAPARLPGHRNSAGRCGRAGG from the coding sequence ATGCGGTGCGTCGGTGCGCTCGTGAGCCTGGGAGTCTGTCTCGCCGCGATGTCCGCGCTCGCAGAGCCGGATGTCTTCGGCCTGGGCAACGGGCAGCACGGCGCGCTCCGAGTGCAGCAGCTCGACACCACCATCAACGTCGCCACCGCGCTCACCGCCCCCGCCGGCACCGGCAGCAAGGCCCTCACCGTCGCGAGCGTGACGGGCTTCGCCGCCGGTGAGCTCGTCCTCGTCCACCAGGCCTTCTCCGAGAGCCTCTTGTCCGAGACGGGCCCCACGCTGTCCCTCGAGAAGGGCTCCTCGGGCGCCGGCCGCTGGGAGCTCGCGCGCGTGGAGTCCGTGGCCGCGGGCCGGCTGACTCTCACCGCGCCCCTCGTCTCTTCCTTCGCCGCTCCGGGCTCCCAGGTGGTGCGCGTGCCCGAGCACACCACCGTGCACGTCCACCCCCAGGCCTCGCTGGTGGCGCCCGCGTGGAACGGGACCACCGGCGGCGTGCTCGCCTTCTTCGCCACGGACGCCGTCCTCAACCAGGGGCTGCTCAGCGCCACCGCCGCGGGCTTCCGCGGAGGCACCTACGCCTTCAACCGCACGCAGACCTCGGGCTGCACCGAGCTCCACCTGCCCCAGGACAAGGGAGGTGCTCGCAAGGGCGAGGGGCTCTTCTCCGCGGTGAGCGGTGCCCCCACGCATGGCTACGGAGCGCTCGGCAATGGCGCTGGCGGAGGCAACTGCGGTGAGGGCGGTGGCGGCGGCGGTGGCCACGGCGGCGTGGGCGGTCAGGGCGGGTACACCTCGGTCGCGGATGGCTCCCGAGACGTGGGCGGCCGCGGCGGCCAGGCCCTGCGCTACTCCCCCCTCAGCCGGATGCTGTTCGGCGGAGGCGGAGGCGCGGGCGCGGGCGACTCGAACGGCGCGGAGGGCACCACCGGCAGCTCCGGCGGCGCGGGCGGCGGCATCATCTATATGCGGGCCCGAAGCCTCCAGGGTCAGGGCCTCATCACCGCCAACGGCAAGTCCGCGGACGCATCCCTCAACGACGCCTCTGGAGGAGGAGGCGCCGGCGGCTACATCTCCCTGCGCGTGGAGGATCGGCTCGACTGCCTCAGCCTCGAGGCCCGCGGCGGCAACGGCGGCAACAACACGGATGGAGATGATGCTCGCGCGCCCGGAGGAGGAGGAGGCGGCGGCGTGTTGCTGCTGCAGGCGCGGACGCTCGCGTGCGACACCTCCCTGGTGCCAGGGCTCGCGGGCACCGCCGCCGGAGTCCAGGGCGGAGGCCCGTACGGCGCCACGCCCACCGACATGGTGCAGCTCGACCACCAGGGCGTGCCGACGCTGGTGAATGAGGCCTTCGCCACCCCCGCCGCGCCTGTCTGGACCACCCCCGCCGAGGGCGAGGCGACGGGGCCTCGGCCCCAGCTCCAGGGCAGGGCGGTGCCAGGCAGCACCGTGCAGGTGTTCCTCGACGAGCAGCCGCTCGGGAGCGTGGAGGTGGCCATCGACGGCAGCTTCACCTTCCAGCCCTCGGCGGCTCTCCCCGAGGGGCCCCACCAGGCGCGAGCCTCGGCCGAGCGCCTGGGCGTGCGCGGCGCGCTGTCCGAGCCGCGCGCCTTCACCGTGGGCGCCCTGTCGCCCCTGGCGCTGGAGGTGGGCTGTGGCTGCGGCAGCACCCCGGCCAACGGGGGCCTGTGGCTGGCGCTGGCCTGCCTGCTGCTCGGGGTGTCACGCCGCCGGCCCGCCGCGAGGGGCTCGAGGCGCCCAATACTGGCGGAACGGGGGCCTCCTGGCATACACCTCTACCCCGGGGCTCCGGCCAGGCTTCCTGGGCACCGCAACTCCGCAGGTCGGTGCGGTAGAGCAGGAGGGTAA
- the cheB gene encoding chemotaxis-specific protein-glutamate methyltransferase CheB: MSALRILIVEDSVMVRRRLADAFAADPSFTVVGEAGDGERAFELCQRLRPDVVTMDLMLPGMNGVETTRRIMAHCPTPIVVFSGLENRTMGLYLLDALTAGAVDAVEKPTRFISSEWAEELLTRVKQAARTPAALVPEHLRPEPAWPRFAPRVAVIGASTGGPAAMRSIIQALPADFPLPILLVMHLSEKFETSMVDWLGKSATFPVRHAVDGELLPPVGRPVLLMARANRHLAMRDGRLWLTNAPERHSSRPSVDVLFESVAKEVGTRAIGCLLTGMGRDGAEGMLALRRAGAMTLAQDETSSVVFGMPLEAIRLGAVRHVLALKDIPSWLDGFARRRPDTNPQA, translated from the coding sequence GTGTCCGCGCTCCGCATCCTCATCGTGGAAGACTCGGTGATGGTCCGCCGGCGCCTGGCGGATGCCTTCGCCGCGGACCCCAGCTTCACCGTGGTCGGCGAGGCGGGGGATGGCGAGCGCGCCTTCGAGCTGTGCCAGCGCCTGCGTCCGGACGTGGTGACGATGGACCTGATGCTGCCCGGCATGAACGGCGTGGAGACGACCCGCCGCATCATGGCCCATTGCCCCACCCCCATCGTCGTCTTCTCCGGGCTGGAGAACCGGACGATGGGCCTGTACCTGCTGGACGCGCTGACGGCGGGCGCGGTGGACGCGGTGGAGAAGCCCACCCGCTTCATCTCCTCGGAGTGGGCGGAGGAGTTGCTGACGCGGGTGAAGCAGGCCGCGCGCACGCCGGCGGCCCTGGTGCCCGAGCACCTGCGGCCCGAGCCGGCCTGGCCCCGCTTCGCGCCGCGAGTGGCCGTCATCGGCGCGTCCACCGGAGGCCCCGCGGCCATGCGCAGCATCATCCAGGCGCTCCCGGCGGACTTCCCCCTGCCCATCCTCCTGGTGATGCACCTGTCCGAGAAGTTCGAGACGTCCATGGTGGACTGGCTGGGCAAGAGCGCCACCTTCCCCGTGCGGCACGCGGTGGACGGCGAGCTGCTGCCACCCGTGGGCCGCCCCGTGCTGCTGATGGCGCGAGCCAACCGGCACCTGGCCATGCGCGACGGCCGGCTGTGGCTGACCAACGCGCCGGAGCGGCACTCCAGCCGCCCCTCGGTGGACGTGCTCTTCGAGTCCGTGGCGAAGGAGGTGGGCACGCGGGCCATCGGCTGCCTGCTCACGGGCATGGGCCGGGATGGCGCCGAGGGGATGCTGGCGCTGCGGCGCGCGGGCGCGATGACGCTGGCGCAGGACGAGACCAGCAGCGTCGTGTTCGGCATGCCGCTGGAGGCCATCCGCCTGGGCGCCGTCCGTCACGTGCTCGCGCTGAAGGACATCCCCTCGTGGCTGGACGGCTTCGCGCGCCGTCGCCCCGACACCAACCCGCAGGCCTGA
- a CDS encoding DUF2171 domain-containing protein has product MVQPGEIREGMVVRAADGRQVGRVAAVGDVHFELESGLLPIPRRDFLVEYTDVAAVHGDEVLLETGAHLTLEVDDDGGAIPPRSHGNVDREPVNAEERPPGL; this is encoded by the coding sequence ATGGTTCAGCCAGGAGAGATTCGCGAGGGGATGGTGGTGCGAGCCGCGGACGGTCGCCAGGTCGGCCGCGTGGCCGCTGTCGGGGACGTGCACTTCGAGCTCGAGTCGGGGCTCCTGCCGATTCCGCGGCGCGACTTCCTGGTGGAGTACACCGACGTGGCCGCCGTGCACGGCGACGAGGTGCTCCTGGAGACGGGAGCCCACCTGACGCTGGAGGTCGACGACGACGGGGGCGCAATCCCGCCGCGCTCCCACGGCAACGTGGACCGCGAGCCGGTGAACGCCGAGGAGCGCCCGCCCGGCCTCTGA
- a CDS encoding hybrid sensor histidine kinase/response regulator, giving the protein MEQLSAVYGASCVLVGELLPERDSIRTLAFYLNGSLQRGVVYSLSGTPCDEAIRKSVCHCPDGVAERYPEDEMLTKLSMRGYLGAALKDGNGNAIGVLAILHHQPLEAGPLEHALLAAFAARAGAELERIRAQEELERTRDFLRNTLNAVPDPLFVMDRAHRWVMVNRAFCEFLGRTEQELLGSSARDVFPAREAEAFWEQDEQLFTSGQPVEYQRVFEDGKDGSRRTTIIKKAVFTEPGGSAFLIAVFRDITDRKRLETQLQLADRLSSIGTLAAGVVHEINNPLAYVCSNLSFLEKSLAQPAISAEELPELREVLAETQEGIQRVRSIAQGVKSFARADENHTGPVEVHRAIDGALRLVRKELQYRAQLERALEPVPAILGNEGRLGQVLVNLLVNALQAFPQNDPARNRVRLATRSEGKDSVIIEVEDNGPGMTPEVRQHIFDPFFTTKPAGEGTGLGLAICQSIIQSMGGRIEVESALGRGSVFRLVLPATQARERAESHARQAPVESKGPRRRLLLIDAEPAVGTSVRRLLQEAHEVHSVQDVSMALHLLSRGERYDAVLCDVVLPRMSGVDLLRELEQREPGLARRTGFMSSGTFSTPTRELLGSYSGEFLEKPFEPERLRSFVQRLFA; this is encoded by the coding sequence GTGGAGCAGCTGTCGGCGGTCTACGGCGCCTCGTGCGTGCTGGTGGGCGAGCTGCTGCCGGAGCGGGATTCGATCCGCACCCTGGCCTTCTACCTCAACGGCAGCCTGCAGCGGGGCGTGGTGTACTCGCTGAGCGGCACGCCGTGCGACGAGGCCATCCGCAAGTCCGTCTGCCACTGCCCGGACGGGGTGGCGGAGCGCTACCCCGAGGACGAGATGCTCACCAAGCTGAGCATGCGCGGGTACCTGGGGGCGGCCCTGAAGGACGGCAATGGCAACGCCATCGGCGTGCTGGCCATCCTGCACCACCAGCCGCTGGAGGCCGGTCCGCTGGAGCACGCGCTGCTGGCGGCCTTCGCGGCGCGCGCGGGCGCGGAGCTGGAGCGCATCCGCGCGCAGGAGGAGCTGGAGCGCACGCGGGACTTCCTGCGCAACACGCTGAACGCGGTGCCGGATCCGCTCTTCGTGATGGACCGGGCGCACCGCTGGGTGATGGTCAACCGCGCCTTCTGCGAGTTTTTGGGGCGCACCGAGCAGGAGCTGCTGGGCAGCTCCGCCCGGGACGTGTTCCCCGCCCGGGAGGCGGAGGCCTTCTGGGAGCAGGACGAGCAGCTCTTCACCAGCGGCCAGCCCGTCGAGTACCAGCGCGTCTTCGAGGACGGCAAGGACGGCTCGCGCCGGACGACCATCATCAAGAAGGCGGTGTTCACCGAGCCCGGCGGCTCGGCCTTCCTCATCGCCGTCTTCCGCGACATCACCGACCGCAAGCGCCTGGAGACGCAGCTGCAGCTGGCCGATCGGCTCTCCTCCATCGGCACGCTGGCCGCCGGCGTGGTGCATGAAATCAACAACCCGCTGGCCTATGTCTGCTCCAACCTCTCCTTCCTGGAGAAGTCGCTGGCGCAGCCGGCCATCTCCGCCGAGGAGCTGCCGGAGCTGCGCGAGGTGCTGGCGGAGACGCAGGAGGGCATCCAGCGCGTGCGCAGCATCGCCCAGGGGGTGAAGAGCTTCGCGCGCGCGGACGAGAACCACACCGGGCCGGTGGAGGTGCACCGCGCCATCGACGGGGCGCTGCGGCTGGTCCGCAAGGAGCTGCAGTACCGCGCCCAGCTGGAGCGCGCGCTGGAGCCGGTGCCCGCCATCCTCGGCAACGAGGGCCGGCTGGGGCAGGTGCTGGTGAACCTGCTGGTCAACGCGCTGCAGGCCTTCCCCCAGAATGATCCGGCGCGCAACCGCGTGCGGCTCGCCACCCGGAGCGAGGGCAAGGACTCGGTCATCATCGAGGTGGAGGACAACGGGCCGGGCATGACGCCGGAGGTGCGCCAGCACATCTTCGATCCGTTCTTCACCACCAAGCCGGCCGGAGAGGGCACCGGGCTGGGGCTGGCCATCTGCCAGTCCATCATCCAGTCCATGGGCGGCCGCATCGAGGTGGAGAGCGCGCTGGGGCGCGGCAGCGTGTTCCGGCTGGTGCTGCCGGCCACCCAGGCGCGCGAGCGCGCCGAGTCCCACGCCCGCCAGGCGCCGGTGGAGAGCAAGGGGCCTCGCCGGCGGCTGCTGCTCATCGACGCCGAGCCCGCGGTGGGCACCTCCGTGCGCCGGCTGCTGCAGGAGGCGCACGAGGTGCACTCCGTGCAGGACGTGAGCATGGCGCTGCACCTGCTGTCGCGCGGCGAGCGCTATGACGCCGTGCTCTGCGACGTGGTGCTGCCGCGCATGAGCGGGGTGGACCTGCTGCGAGAGCTGGAGCAGCGCGAGCCCGGGCTGGCGCGCCGCACCGGCTTCATGTCCAGCGGGACGTTCTCCACGCCCACCCGCGAGCTATTGGGCTCCTACTCGGGCGAGTTCCTGGAGAAGCCCTTCGAGCCGGAGCGCCTGCGCAGCTTCGTTCAGCGCCTGTTCGCCTGA
- a CDS encoding lipase family protein → MARIPSQPNTSAAVRTSRASEASVSRGSRFSNDFQKWLHENGYGKYEFAKGNVPAFGGKAQAGEKVTKEPVIFIHGNSDSAAGWKGSIETFAKNGYKPSEMYAMTWGPANPLKSGQQYHSEKYLEEVRAFIEAVKEYTGAEKVDVIGHSMGVTLARKAIQGGDGFDSRTRQKFDLGKPLTDSVDTFVGIAGANHGLTSALFTGDMVPTTNKQDGLHPASKFLEDINAVNHDEGAHVFSMWSHVDELVGVGAAGFTSPIPGQDGQKVYGTFPYGHMGLKNLTGEAQLAMVRDHVVR, encoded by the coding sequence ATGGCTCGCATCCCTTCCCAGCCGAACACTTCCGCCGCGGTCCGCACGAGCCGGGCCAGTGAGGCGAGCGTGTCGAGGGGCTCGCGCTTCTCGAACGACTTCCAGAAGTGGCTGCACGAGAACGGCTACGGGAAGTACGAGTTTGCCAAGGGCAACGTGCCGGCGTTCGGGGGCAAGGCGCAGGCGGGCGAGAAGGTGACGAAGGAGCCGGTCATCTTCATCCACGGCAACTCGGACAGCGCGGCGGGGTGGAAGGGCTCCATCGAGACGTTCGCGAAGAATGGCTACAAGCCGTCGGAGATGTACGCGATGACGTGGGGCCCGGCCAACCCGCTGAAGTCGGGGCAGCAGTACCACTCGGAGAAGTACCTCGAGGAGGTGCGGGCGTTCATCGAGGCGGTGAAGGAGTACACGGGCGCGGAGAAGGTGGACGTCATCGGCCACTCGATGGGCGTGACGCTGGCGCGCAAGGCGATTCAAGGCGGGGACGGGTTCGACTCGCGGACGCGCCAGAAGTTCGACCTGGGCAAGCCGCTGACGGACAGCGTGGACACGTTCGTGGGCATCGCCGGAGCCAACCACGGGCTGACGTCGGCGCTGTTCACGGGGGACATGGTGCCCACGACGAACAAGCAGGACGGGCTGCACCCGGCCTCGAAGTTCCTGGAGGACATCAACGCGGTGAACCACGACGAGGGCGCGCACGTCTTCAGCATGTGGTCCCACGTGGACGAGCTGGTGGGGGTGGGGGCGGCGGGCTTCACCTCGCCCATCCCCGGGCAGGACGGGCAGAAGGTGTACGGCACCTTCCCGTACGGCCACATGGGGCTGAAGAACCTGACGGGCGAGGCGCAGCTCGCCATGGTGCGCGACCACGTGGTGCGCTGA
- a CDS encoding zinc-dependent alcohol dehydrogenase family protein, which yields MKAYELQKTSGIEGWVQVDRPEPKPGPGQALVRIRAVSLNYRDLIIARGSYGRVPLPLPVIPVSDGAGEVVAVGDGVTRVKPGDRVAPTFFQTWTDGSATPEKTAKALGGNIDGVLAQYVVLDAEGLVHLPEHLSFEDGATLPCAAVTVWNALVSQGRLQAGQTVLAQGTGGVSIFALQFGRMLGARVIITSSSDEKLERARALGAESTLNYKKNPDWEQKVLELTGGKGVDHVVEVGGEQTLPQSVRATRPEGHIHLIGLLTGGFGKPDAQAEARKLQLHPIYVGSRVMFEEMNRAMAQHRLKPVIDRVFPFEQARDALRYMQEGAHFGKVVITV from the coding sequence ATGAAGGCGTACGAACTCCAGAAGACGAGTGGCATCGAAGGCTGGGTACAAGTGGACAGGCCCGAGCCGAAGCCCGGCCCCGGTCAGGCGCTGGTCCGCATCCGGGCTGTCTCCCTCAACTATCGGGATCTGATCATCGCGCGGGGCAGCTATGGCCGGGTTCCCCTCCCGCTTCCCGTGATCCCCGTGTCGGACGGCGCGGGAGAGGTGGTCGCCGTGGGTGACGGCGTGACGCGGGTGAAGCCCGGGGACCGCGTGGCTCCCACCTTCTTCCAGACGTGGACGGACGGCTCGGCCACTCCGGAGAAGACGGCCAAGGCGCTCGGCGGGAACATCGACGGCGTGCTGGCGCAGTACGTGGTCCTGGACGCGGAGGGGCTCGTGCACCTGCCCGAGCACCTGTCCTTCGAGGACGGCGCCACCCTGCCCTGCGCGGCCGTCACGGTCTGGAACGCGCTGGTGTCCCAGGGGCGCCTCCAGGCGGGACAGACCGTGCTGGCCCAGGGCACCGGCGGCGTGTCCATCTTCGCGCTCCAGTTCGGCCGCATGCTGGGCGCGCGCGTCATCATCACCTCCAGCAGTGACGAGAAGCTGGAGCGCGCCCGGGCGCTCGGCGCGGAGAGCACCCTCAACTACAAGAAGAACCCCGACTGGGAGCAGAAGGTCCTGGAGCTGACGGGCGGCAAGGGGGTGGACCACGTCGTCGAGGTGGGCGGCGAGCAGACGCTGCCGCAGTCGGTGCGCGCCACGCGGCCCGAGGGGCACATCCACCTCATCGGCCTGCTCACGGGTGGCTTCGGCAAGCCCGACGCCCAGGCCGAGGCCAGGAAGCTCCAGCTTCACCCCATCTACGTGGGCAGCCGCGTCATGTTCGAGGAGATGAACCGCGCCATGGCCCAGCACCGGCTGAAGCCCGTCATCGACCGGGTCTTCCCCTTCGAGCAGGCCCGCGACGCCCTGCGCTACATGCAGGAGGGCGCCCACTTCGGCAAGGTGGTCATCACCGTCTGA